The following are encoded in a window of Osmia bicornis bicornis chromosome 15, iOsmBic2.1, whole genome shotgun sequence genomic DNA:
- the LOC114878501 gene encoding histone-lysine N-methyltransferase, H3 lysine-79 specific isoform X2 encodes MELRLHSPAGAEPIVYQWPLTSGSGSDRHDGALDVVETMRWVCEDLPDLKLPLENNILCDYDTRNYESMKNLCDRFNRAIDSLVQLEKGTSLPSQRLNKRPSRGLLRHILQQTYNQAVVEPDKLNQYEPFSPEVYGETSYELVCQMIDQIDVTDDDVFVDLGSGVGQVVLQMAAATLCKICVGVERADVPSRYAQSMEVNFRKWLNWYGKRCGEYRLVKGDFLADEHRESITGATIVFVNNFAFGPTVDHQLKERFADLRDGARIVSSKSFCPLNFRITDRNLSDIGTIMHVSEMSPLKGSVSWTGKPVSYYLHVIDRTKLERYFHRLKNNKQGGDENSDSVINNTASNSNKITNRNERGDRAKRDLSRQLDSPNHSEQQGTNSDSDLDENNIKNRRQPNKIRRKLNRKTNGITRPPTRGRQRGRGVKKSKPKKAINISGLDLLHSQTLLSTSPQALGKKPPPAPGCVDQQLSSLSLSLQSHSTSVHEELSIPPAPSATPYALQILLDLYRDQFMLMLESMRTPSYRVSVNTDIAKERERNSKLQSRAAQLEKQIKVLIDDSVALLKARMTELGINATSPGDLLAKAKEIVLRHKQLQAKASKLQAQVASMESEQSRLTAIRHQELQEKYTSLTNTNGISNPPQPLTQDYILKEISATLSQRKRLHCQVSKLEHELNVLERASNEKQVAAIAQQQREAANTKHSQNQHHHQQQNGKSGSSRKNREGRSRSQEWPDVPDIGKIQENNPEILAQKILETGRQIEAGRILNRQNTNASNNSRTRLPQASLSFSTTPSSISSSQLQANNKETSRTQEPPRVANFEDRLKSIITSVLNEDQQNRNKQQQMQLQVQLQNQTESDRKRIALPQNVSTPDYTQVSPAKLALRRHLSQERLSSHLTPSDRSTIDSRQSSHDNRIVTGGNGLLAVDMSAMIRPETVYSPISRPASAEGDAGLSTLAHVASYAPTSSAVSTCTPTTTSRSSVLFTPVTQPQRYTPVQLPRADIKPYHESYFSDNPQSLAQAHPPPSLHSSQAVSNGELLPVEGLAASLHARILNNHNTKTEPMLSTSRRFQPYPRYATSSNSNGSTTANGIVTAICQSQPSVSVKTEAVVSSVSTSGAPLSPLVEPHSNTSTPLVDEPQMTTQRQRNGIGDDDGEADWQDRISSGFDRLVAFASTELDKRRRSTEGVNTSPDSGLGSDSTVTGPPPVIPSPDEALGPPRTPSPTSPRPPNPSNSSTGSTSSVPLKYQRQSDPERHHFKKKFFHRDWNNSGSTSKFRPKGKDWDWNHSGQWPSNDEQS; translated from the exons ATGGAGCTGCGCCTGCATTCGCCAGCCGGAGCAGAACCGATCGTCTATCAATGGCCCCTTACCTCCGGATCCGGATCT GATCGACACGATGGTGCACTTGATGTTGTCGAAACAATGCGGTGGGTTTGTGAGGATTTGCCAGATTTGAAGCTACCATTGGAGAACAATATTTTGTGTGATTATGACACTAGAAATTATGAaagtatgaaaaatttatgCGACAGATTCAATAGAGCAATCGATAGTTTAGTTCAATTG GAAAAAGGTACTAGTTTACCATCTCAGAGGCTGAATAAGAGACCTAGTAGAGGTTTATTAAGGCATATACTTCAACAGACATATAATCAAGCAGTGGTGGAACCTGAtaaattaaatcagtatgaaCCCTTTTCACCAGAAGTGTACGGCGAAACAAGTTATGAGCTAGTATGTCAAATGATCGATCAGATTGATGTAACAGATGATGATGTATTTGTTGATTTGGGATCTGGAGTTGGTCAGGTGGTTCTTCAAATGGCAGCAGCAACTTTGTGCAAAATTTGCGTTGGCGTTGAGAGAGCTGATGTACCTTCGAGATATGCACAG AGTATGGAAGTAAACTTTCGTAAATGGTTGAATTGGTATGGAAAAAGATGCGGCGAATATCGTTTGGTAAAAGGCGATTTTTTAGCTGACGAACATCGTGAAAGCATTACTGGAGCTACAATAGTATTTGTCAATAATTTTGCATTCGGTCCGACGGTGGATCATCAGCTGAAAGAGCGGTTTGCCGACTTGAGAGACGGTGCACGTATTGTTTCGTCAAAATCATTTTGTCCCCTCAACTTTCGTATAACGGATAGAAATCTTAGCG ataTTGGTACAATAATGCACGTCTCAGAAATGTCGCCGCTAAAGGGTTCTGTATCTTGGACTGGTAAACCAGTGTCTTATTATTTACACGTAATTGATCGTACCAAGTTAGAACGTTATTTCCAccgtttaaaaaataataaacaaggTGGCGATGAAAACTCTGATTCTGTGATAAATAACACTGCCAGCAATAGTAATAAGATAACAAATAGGAACGAGAGAGGTGATAGAGCTAAACGAGATCTGTCGAGGCAGTTAGATAGTCCAAACCATTCTGAACAACAAGGAACGAATAGTGATTCAGATTTAGATgagaataatattaaaaatcgtCGGCAACCAAATAAAATTCGTAGGAAGTTAAATAGGAAAACGAATGGTATTACGAGGCCTCCGACTAGAGGCAGACAGAGGGGAAGAGGTGTGAAGAAATCTAAGCCGAAGAAAGCGATTAATATTTCTGGTTTAGATTTGTTGCATAGTCAAACGTTACTTAGCACATCTCCTCAAGCTTTGGGAAAGAAACCTCCACCCGCGCCTGGTTGTGTGGATCAACAGCTGTCTTCGTTGTCACTTTCTTTACAATCACATTCCACCTCTGTGCATGAAGAACTTAGTATACCACCTGCTCCGTCCGCTACTCCATATGCTTTACAAATACTTTTGGACTTGTATAG GGACCAATTCATGCTCATGTTAGAATCAATGAGAACTCCTTCGTATAGAGTATCAGTCAATACGGATATtgcaaaagaaagagaaagaaattcCAAATTACAATCAAGAGCGGCTCAATTAGAGAAACAAATAAAGGTACTAATTGATGATAGCGTAGCGCTTTTAAAGGCACGAATGACCGAGTTAGGTATAAATGCAACATCGCCGGGTGATTTACTTGCGAAAGCTAAGGAAATAGTTCTTAGACATAAACAGTTGCAAGCTAAAGCAAGTAAGCTACAGGCACAAGTTGCGTCTATGGAAAGTGAACAGTCGAGATTGACTGCGATTAGGCACCAGGAACTACAAGAGAAATATACCAGTCTTACAAATACAAACGGTATATCGAATCCACCGCAACCGCTTACTCAAGATTACATCTTGAAAGAAATCTCCGCGACGTTGTCTCAACGCAAAAGATTGCATTGTcaa GTATCCAAATTGGAACATGAACTGAATGTATTAGAAAGAGCGAGCAACGAGAAACAAGTTGCTGCAATTGCTCAACAACAACGAGAAGCGGCGAACACGAAACATTCGCAAAATCAACACCATCATCAGCAACAAAACGGCAAGAGCGGTTCGTCGCGGAAAAATAGAGAGGGTCGCTCTAGATCGCAAGAGTGGCCCGATGTTCCCGATATCGGAAAAATACAGGAAAACAATCCAGAAATATTGGCACAAAAGATTTTAGAAACAGGAAGGCAAATAGAAGCTGGTCGAATACTGAACAGACAGAACACTAACGCTAGTAACAATTCGAGAACTAGACTGCCTCAAGCTTCTCTCAGTTTTTCTACCACCCCGTCGTCCATCTCATCTTCACAATTGCAAGcaaataataaagaaacaaGTAGAACTCAGGAACCTCCTAGAGTTGCAAATTTTGAAGATAGGTTAAAGAGTATTATTACAAGCGTGTTGAACGAGGATCAACAAAATAGAAATAAGCAACAACAAATGCAGCTACAGGTGCAATTACAAAATCAGACTGAATCAGATAGGAAGCGTATCGCATTGCCACAGAATGTTTCTACTCCTGATTATACACAG GTTTCGCCTGCAAAATTAGCACTTCGCCGTCACCTTTCTCAAGAACGTCTTTCTTCTCACTTAACGCCGTCTGATAGGTCAACAATCGACTCCAGGCAGTCGAGTCACGACAATCGTATTGTAACAGGGGGAAACGGATTGCTTG CTGTTGATATGAGCGCAATGATAAGGCCGGAGACTGTGTATTCTCCCATTAGTAGACCAGCTAGCGCGGAGGGTGATGCTGGTTTATCGACTCTCGCGCATGTTGCGAGTTACGCTCCAACTTCCTCAGCAGTTTCGACGTGTACTCCTACTACTACTTCAAGATCATCCGTATTGTTCACTCCGGTTACACAACCACAAAG aTACACACCAGTTCAATTACCTCGCGCAGACATCAAGCCTTATCATGAGTCGTATTTCTCCGACAATCCTCAGTCGCTTGCGCAAGCTCATCCTCCACCGTCGTTGCATTCATCACAAGCTGTATCGAACGGCGAACTTTTACCAGTAGAAGGATTAGCTGCATCTTTACATGCccgtatattaaataatcACAATACGAAAACCGAGCCAATGCTTTCTACAAGTAGAAG ATTTCAACCGTATCCTCGGTATGCAACCAGCAGTAACAGTAATGGCAGTACAACGGCAAATGGTATCGTAACAGCCATTTGCCAATCACAACCTTCAGTGTCAGTAAAGACAGAAGCAGTTGTATCGTCAGTAAGCACAAGCGGAGCACCGTTAAGTCCTCTTGTAGAACCGCATTCAAATACGTCTACACCATTAGTTGACGAACCCCAAATGACAACGCAGAGACAACGAAACGGTATCGGTGACGACG ATGGCGAGGCGGATTGGCAAGATCGTATCAGTTCTGGATTCGATAGACTGGTTGCATTTGCATCTACGGAACTAGACAAACGAAGAAGATCAACAGAGGGAGTGAACACGAGTCCTGATAGTGGATTAGGATCAGATAGTACCGTAACGGGTCCTCCACCGGTGATCCCTTCACCCGACGAAGCGCTAGGACCTCCACGTACACCTTCACCAACCAGTCCTCGTCCACCAAATCCTTCCAACAGTAGTACAGGAAGCACATCCTCAGTGCCTCTAAAATATCAACGTCAATCAGATCCGGAACGACATCATTTtaagaagaaattttttcaTAGAGACTGGAACAATTCTGGAAGTACCAGTAAGTTTCGTCCAAAAGGGAAGGATTGGGATTGGAATCATTCTGGACAATGGCCTTCAAATGACGAACaatcttaa
- the LOC114878501 gene encoding histone-lysine N-methyltransferase, H3 lysine-79 specific isoform X1, with amino-acid sequence MELRLHSPAGAEPIVYQWPLTSGSGSDRHDGALDVVETMRWVCEDLPDLKLPLENNILCDYDTRNYESMKNLCDRFNRAIDSLVQLEKGTSLPSQRLNKRPSRGLLRHILQQTYNQAVVEPDKLNQYEPFSPEVYGETSYELVCQMIDQIDVTDDDVFVDLGSGVGQVVLQMAAATLCKICVGVERADVPSRYAQSMEVNFRKWLNWYGKRCGEYRLVKGDFLADEHRESITGATIVFVNNFAFGPTVDHQLKERFADLRDGARIVSSKSFCPLNFRITDRNLSDIGTIMHVSEMSPLKGSVSWTGKPVSYYLHVIDRTKLERYFHRLKNNKQGGDENSDSVINNTASNSNKITNRNERGDRAKRDLSRQLDSPNHSEQQGTNSDSDLDENNIKNRRQPNKIRRKLNRKTNGITRPPTRGRQRGRGVKKSKPKKAINISGLDLLHSQTLLSTSPQALGKKPPPAPGCVDQQLSSLSLSLQSHSTSVHEELSIPPAPSATPYALQILLDLYRDQFMLMLESMRTPSYRVSVNTDIAKERERNSKLQSRAAQLEKQIKVLIDDSVALLKARMTELGINATSPGDLLAKAKEIVLRHKQLQAKASKLQAQVASMESEQSRLTAIRHQELQEKYTSLTNTNGISNPPQPLTQDYILKEISATLSQRKRLHCQVSKLEHELNVLERASNEKQVAAIAQQQREAANTKHSQNQHHHQQQNGKSGSSRKNREGRSRSQEWPDVPDIGKIQENNPEILAQKILETGRQIEAGRILNRQNTNASNNSRTRLPQASLSFSTTPSSISSSQLQANNKETSRTQEPPRVANFEDRLKSIITSVLNEDQQNRNKQQQMQLQVQLQNQTESDRKRIALPQNVSTPDYTQVSPAKLALRRHLSQERLSSHLTPSDRSTIDSRQSSHDNRIVTGGNGLLGTRTIGDLVSGEIERTLEISNQSIINAAVDMSAMIRPETVYSPISRPASAEGDAGLSTLAHVASYAPTSSAVSTCTPTTTSRSSVLFTPVTQPQRYTPVQLPRADIKPYHESYFSDNPQSLAQAHPPPSLHSSQAVSNGELLPVEGLAASLHARILNNHNTKTEPMLSTSRRFQPYPRYATSSNSNGSTTANGIVTAICQSQPSVSVKTEAVVSSVSTSGAPLSPLVEPHSNTSTPLVDEPQMTTQRQRNGIGDDDGEADWQDRISSGFDRLVAFASTELDKRRRSTEGVNTSPDSGLGSDSTVTGPPPVIPSPDEALGPPRTPSPTSPRPPNPSNSSTGSTSSVPLKYQRQSDPERHHFKKKFFHRDWNNSGSTSKFRPKGKDWDWNHSGQWPSNDEQS; translated from the exons ATGGAGCTGCGCCTGCATTCGCCAGCCGGAGCAGAACCGATCGTCTATCAATGGCCCCTTACCTCCGGATCCGGATCT GATCGACACGATGGTGCACTTGATGTTGTCGAAACAATGCGGTGGGTTTGTGAGGATTTGCCAGATTTGAAGCTACCATTGGAGAACAATATTTTGTGTGATTATGACACTAGAAATTATGAaagtatgaaaaatttatgCGACAGATTCAATAGAGCAATCGATAGTTTAGTTCAATTG GAAAAAGGTACTAGTTTACCATCTCAGAGGCTGAATAAGAGACCTAGTAGAGGTTTATTAAGGCATATACTTCAACAGACATATAATCAAGCAGTGGTGGAACCTGAtaaattaaatcagtatgaaCCCTTTTCACCAGAAGTGTACGGCGAAACAAGTTATGAGCTAGTATGTCAAATGATCGATCAGATTGATGTAACAGATGATGATGTATTTGTTGATTTGGGATCTGGAGTTGGTCAGGTGGTTCTTCAAATGGCAGCAGCAACTTTGTGCAAAATTTGCGTTGGCGTTGAGAGAGCTGATGTACCTTCGAGATATGCACAG AGTATGGAAGTAAACTTTCGTAAATGGTTGAATTGGTATGGAAAAAGATGCGGCGAATATCGTTTGGTAAAAGGCGATTTTTTAGCTGACGAACATCGTGAAAGCATTACTGGAGCTACAATAGTATTTGTCAATAATTTTGCATTCGGTCCGACGGTGGATCATCAGCTGAAAGAGCGGTTTGCCGACTTGAGAGACGGTGCACGTATTGTTTCGTCAAAATCATTTTGTCCCCTCAACTTTCGTATAACGGATAGAAATCTTAGCG ataTTGGTACAATAATGCACGTCTCAGAAATGTCGCCGCTAAAGGGTTCTGTATCTTGGACTGGTAAACCAGTGTCTTATTATTTACACGTAATTGATCGTACCAAGTTAGAACGTTATTTCCAccgtttaaaaaataataaacaaggTGGCGATGAAAACTCTGATTCTGTGATAAATAACACTGCCAGCAATAGTAATAAGATAACAAATAGGAACGAGAGAGGTGATAGAGCTAAACGAGATCTGTCGAGGCAGTTAGATAGTCCAAACCATTCTGAACAACAAGGAACGAATAGTGATTCAGATTTAGATgagaataatattaaaaatcgtCGGCAACCAAATAAAATTCGTAGGAAGTTAAATAGGAAAACGAATGGTATTACGAGGCCTCCGACTAGAGGCAGACAGAGGGGAAGAGGTGTGAAGAAATCTAAGCCGAAGAAAGCGATTAATATTTCTGGTTTAGATTTGTTGCATAGTCAAACGTTACTTAGCACATCTCCTCAAGCTTTGGGAAAGAAACCTCCACCCGCGCCTGGTTGTGTGGATCAACAGCTGTCTTCGTTGTCACTTTCTTTACAATCACATTCCACCTCTGTGCATGAAGAACTTAGTATACCACCTGCTCCGTCCGCTACTCCATATGCTTTACAAATACTTTTGGACTTGTATAG GGACCAATTCATGCTCATGTTAGAATCAATGAGAACTCCTTCGTATAGAGTATCAGTCAATACGGATATtgcaaaagaaagagaaagaaattcCAAATTACAATCAAGAGCGGCTCAATTAGAGAAACAAATAAAGGTACTAATTGATGATAGCGTAGCGCTTTTAAAGGCACGAATGACCGAGTTAGGTATAAATGCAACATCGCCGGGTGATTTACTTGCGAAAGCTAAGGAAATAGTTCTTAGACATAAACAGTTGCAAGCTAAAGCAAGTAAGCTACAGGCACAAGTTGCGTCTATGGAAAGTGAACAGTCGAGATTGACTGCGATTAGGCACCAGGAACTACAAGAGAAATATACCAGTCTTACAAATACAAACGGTATATCGAATCCACCGCAACCGCTTACTCAAGATTACATCTTGAAAGAAATCTCCGCGACGTTGTCTCAACGCAAAAGATTGCATTGTcaa GTATCCAAATTGGAACATGAACTGAATGTATTAGAAAGAGCGAGCAACGAGAAACAAGTTGCTGCAATTGCTCAACAACAACGAGAAGCGGCGAACACGAAACATTCGCAAAATCAACACCATCATCAGCAACAAAACGGCAAGAGCGGTTCGTCGCGGAAAAATAGAGAGGGTCGCTCTAGATCGCAAGAGTGGCCCGATGTTCCCGATATCGGAAAAATACAGGAAAACAATCCAGAAATATTGGCACAAAAGATTTTAGAAACAGGAAGGCAAATAGAAGCTGGTCGAATACTGAACAGACAGAACACTAACGCTAGTAACAATTCGAGAACTAGACTGCCTCAAGCTTCTCTCAGTTTTTCTACCACCCCGTCGTCCATCTCATCTTCACAATTGCAAGcaaataataaagaaacaaGTAGAACTCAGGAACCTCCTAGAGTTGCAAATTTTGAAGATAGGTTAAAGAGTATTATTACAAGCGTGTTGAACGAGGATCAACAAAATAGAAATAAGCAACAACAAATGCAGCTACAGGTGCAATTACAAAATCAGACTGAATCAGATAGGAAGCGTATCGCATTGCCACAGAATGTTTCTACTCCTGATTATACACAG GTTTCGCCTGCAAAATTAGCACTTCGCCGTCACCTTTCTCAAGAACGTCTTTCTTCTCACTTAACGCCGTCTGATAGGTCAACAATCGACTCCAGGCAGTCGAGTCACGACAATCGTATTGTAACAGGGGGAAACGGATTGCTTGGTACTAGAACAATTGGTGATTTGGTCAGTGGTGAAATAGAGAGGACACTAGAAATATCTAATCAATCTATAATAAATGCAGCTGTTGATATGAGCGCAATGATAAGGCCGGAGACTGTGTATTCTCCCATTAGTAGACCAGCTAGCGCGGAGGGTGATGCTGGTTTATCGACTCTCGCGCATGTTGCGAGTTACGCTCCAACTTCCTCAGCAGTTTCGACGTGTACTCCTACTACTACTTCAAGATCATCCGTATTGTTCACTCCGGTTACACAACCACAAAG aTACACACCAGTTCAATTACCTCGCGCAGACATCAAGCCTTATCATGAGTCGTATTTCTCCGACAATCCTCAGTCGCTTGCGCAAGCTCATCCTCCACCGTCGTTGCATTCATCACAAGCTGTATCGAACGGCGAACTTTTACCAGTAGAAGGATTAGCTGCATCTTTACATGCccgtatattaaataatcACAATACGAAAACCGAGCCAATGCTTTCTACAAGTAGAAG ATTTCAACCGTATCCTCGGTATGCAACCAGCAGTAACAGTAATGGCAGTACAACGGCAAATGGTATCGTAACAGCCATTTGCCAATCACAACCTTCAGTGTCAGTAAAGACAGAAGCAGTTGTATCGTCAGTAAGCACAAGCGGAGCACCGTTAAGTCCTCTTGTAGAACCGCATTCAAATACGTCTACACCATTAGTTGACGAACCCCAAATGACAACGCAGAGACAACGAAACGGTATCGGTGACGACG ATGGCGAGGCGGATTGGCAAGATCGTATCAGTTCTGGATTCGATAGACTGGTTGCATTTGCATCTACGGAACTAGACAAACGAAGAAGATCAACAGAGGGAGTGAACACGAGTCCTGATAGTGGATTAGGATCAGATAGTACCGTAACGGGTCCTCCACCGGTGATCCCTTCACCCGACGAAGCGCTAGGACCTCCACGTACACCTTCACCAACCAGTCCTCGTCCACCAAATCCTTCCAACAGTAGTACAGGAAGCACATCCTCAGTGCCTCTAAAATATCAACGTCAATCAGATCCGGAACGACATCATTTtaagaagaaattttttcaTAGAGACTGGAACAATTCTGGAAGTACCAGTAAGTTTCGTCCAAAAGGGAAGGATTGGGATTGGAATCATTCTGGACAATGGCCTTCAAATGACGAACaatcttaa
- the LOC114878502 gene encoding A disintegrin and metalloproteinase with thrombospondin motifs adt-2-like, with amino-acid sequence MAFALETVLLMLFGAVYSRDTEIVLLQLWNANENAEVPLSFKAFDRSVDLKLRRNDKIVAPQFRVWKHNDEDVVEELPKLSNPISCHYLHRDDFSSAAISLCKGNGMHGLVFLENITLEITPLQDEDTLFLNDHYIRQRSETLGEPHIVKRAQGSALFFEDQPRYYEWLDNDLMKLEETREPLENTVQNDALTLELAVFFDEAGYNLFSPFFNRNDEEVRDMLLAYINGVQAIYHHPSLGTTIDISLVRLEIMQKQPRDLPHHDGERGRLLDSFCSYAMKKNPDEYHPNHWDMGLYVSGLDFYVVEAGRKNSATMGLAVVGGLCIDRYSCVIAELGVTNQFGKPFPSAGFTSVYIAAHEIGHNLGMHHDSTGNTCPKDGYIMSPSRGLHGETIWSDCSRDLAQRLSYTKLCLTDRPTAQTNPHLDHARFYDLPGREWTGKKQCEFLLRDKDASVATWYKACESLQCKTPHRSGYYFAGPALDGTYCAPGKECRGGDCKNILQIHPGSEKPFVQTGGWSEWRTGSCGSGCLSKSTGAQTRQRFCNNPTPMNTVIGCEGARYDVVLCKDDHLCKKNRKSIVEFAALKCAEFSERLPELDGKGGGLQAPHERERPWMACAIFCRRKDIASYYTPRVELNDLGLDPYFPDGTWCHAEEGQNYFCRQHHCLPETFRFEKIILQDRQQIDEDIEFGPQNAHPGGLGLDDQIIKYLSLGSDGLPLLTSLSHSIGFPPDEDEWIDKDYVEFAKSTEDVFRVI; translated from the exons ATGGCCTTCGCATTAGAGACCGTGTTGCTGATGTTGTTCGGTGCTGTATACAGTAGAGACACCGAAATTGTTTTGTTGCAATTATGGAACGCAAATGAAAACGCAGAG GTGCCTCTAAGTTTCAAAGCTTTCGATCGGTCAGTCGACTTAAAGTTACGTAGGAACGACAAAATTGTAGCGCCTCAATTTCGAGTTTGGAAGCACAACGATGAAGACGTTGTGGAAGAATTACCAAAACTTAGCAACCCTATCTCCTGTCATTATCTTCATAGAGACGACTTTAGCTCGGCGGCGATAAGTCTTTGCAAAGGAAACGGGATG CATGGTCTTGTGTTTTTGGAGAACATCACCTTAGAGATTACACCGCTCCAGGATGAAGATACTTTATTCTTAAATGATCATTATATCAGACAGCGTTCAGAAACCTTGGGAGAGCCTCATATCGTCAAGAGAGCCCAAGGTTCTGCTCTATTTTTTGAAGACCAACCGAGGTATTACGAATGGCTGGACAATGACTTGATGAAACTTGAGGAAACAAGAGAACCCCTCGAGAATACCGTCCAGAATGATGCATTAACCTTAGAATTGGCGGTGTTCTTCGACGAGGCTGGATACAACCTCTTCTCGCCATTTTTCAACAGAAACGACGAAGAAGTTCGCGATATGCTTCTAGCGTACATAAATGGCGTACAAGCGATTTATCATCACCCAAGTTTGGGAACCACCATAGATATCTCTTTGGTGCGGTTAGAAATCATGCAGAAACAGCCGCGTGATCTTCCGCACCATGACGGGGAGAGAGGTCGTCTGTTGGATTCGTTTTGCAGTTATGCAATGAAAAAGAATCCTGATGAATATCATCCTAACCATTGGGACATGGGACTATACGTTTCCGGTCTGGACTTTTATGTTGTTGAAGCTGGGCGGAAGAATAGTGCCACTATGGGACTAGCAGTGGTAGGAGGATTGTGCATCGATCGATATTCTTGCGTTATCGCTGAATTAGGTGTAACCAATCAATTTGGAAAACCATTTCCATCAGCAGGGTTTACCTCTGTCTATATAGCCGCGCATGAGATTGGACACAA CCTAGGGATGCACCACGACTCCACTGGAAATACGTGTCCAAAGGACGGGTACATAATGTCCCCGAGCAGAGGGTTGCACGGTGAGACCATCTGGTCGGATTGCAGTCGCGACCTGGCGCAAAGGTTATCTTACACGAAACTATGTCTCACGGATAGGCCGACCGCTCAAACGAATCCTCACCTGGATCACGCTCGATTCTATGATTTACCGGGCAGAGAATGGACCGGTAAAAAGCAGTGCGAATTTCTGTTGCGCGATAAAGACGCCAGCGTCGCCACGTGGTACAAAGCGTGCGAGTCCCTGCAATGCAAGACTCCGCACAGAAGCGGTTACTACTTCGCTGGACCGGCGTTGGATGGAACTTACTGTGCGCCAGGAAAAGAATGCCGCGGCGGTGATTGTAAGAATATTTTGCAGATTCATCCAGGATCGGAGAAACCGTTCGTTCAAACGGGAGGTTGGAGCGAATGGAGAACCGGCTCCTGCGGCAGCGGTTGTCTTTCCAAGTCCACCGGTGCTCAGACTAGGCAACGATTCTGTAACAATCCAACCCCTATGAACACGGTAATCGGTTGCGAGGGTGCTCGTTACGACGTTGTTCTTTGCAAAGACGATCATCTTTGCAAGAAGAATCGCAAGAGCATCGTCGAGTTCGCGGCGCTGAAATGTGCAGAGTTCAGCGAAAGATTGCCAGAATTAGATGGCAAGGGTGGCGGTCTACAGGCGCCTCACGAACGCGAAAGACCATGGATGGCCTGCGCTATATTCTGTCGACGAAAAGACATAGCATCTTATTACACTCCGCGCGTGGAATTAAACGACCTTGGCCTTGACCCATACTTTCCAGATGGGACATGGTGCCACGCCGAGGAGggacaaaattatttttgtcgCCAGCATCACTGTTTGCCGGAGACCTTTCGTTTCGAGAAAATAATCTTGCAGGATCGTCAACAGATCGACGAAGATATAGAATTTGGTCCCCAGAATGCTCATCCCGGTGGGCTTGGTCTCGATGATCAAATAATTAAGTATCTTAGCCTAGGGTCGGATGGTTTGCCTCTCTTGACCTCTTTGTCGCACAGTATTGGATTTCCACCGGACGAGGACGAATGGATCGATAAAGATTACGTTGAGTTCGCGAAAAGCACTGAAGATGTCTTTAGAGTTATCTAG